A window of Vigna unguiculata cultivar IT97K-499-35 chromosome 4, ASM411807v1, whole genome shotgun sequence contains these coding sequences:
- the LOC114180703 gene encoding receptor-like protein EIX1, whose product MSPIGLKVIIFMVCLVAFQIVGGEKEIRCLEREREALLRFKASIVDHHGMLSSWTTPDCCQWKGICCSNLTANIVSLDLHGEYDYETESWSYYISGKIHQSLIELQQLKYLNLSYNSFSHIPEFLGSLRNLRYLDLSCCYFDGKIPSQFGSLSHLKYLNLASNNLEGSIPTQLGNLSKLEYLDLRGNSFQGNLPTELQSLSKLEYLDLAFNSFEGNIPSQLGNLSKLEHLDLSFNIFEGYIPSQLGSLSNLQQLYLGGEDYNGDLEFNDRGKLLSNFISLSHLYLWSIHGLNSCHSCLQNIAKLPKLRELSLIDCSLSDHFILSLRPFKFNFSTSLLAFDLSENAFTSPVILQWVSNITSNLVELDLSYNNLEDSVSKHFGMAMNSLEILDLSSNSFKGEVLKSFMNICTLHSLYMHQNNLTEDLSSILQSLSSGCIRYSLQDLNLGENYINGSLPDISAFSVLKSLDLSNNQLSGKIAEALMSLDLSNNHLNGKIREDSNLPFHLETLSISSNFLEGGIPKSFGNACALHSLRMEDNKLSVEFSIIIHHLSGCARYSLEVLYLHMNEINGTLIDLSMFTSLRVLSIGENKLSGKILKNIQFPPQLEELDIQSNSLNGVFTDYHFVNVTKLSYLDLSNNPLTLTFTQNWIPPFQLSSIRLKSCLLGTFPKWLRKQNKYDELDISNSKILDMVPRWFWAKLASGNVGSIDISNNSLHGIIPNIFGKNIVDFLILASNQFEGPIPPFLRGSIFLDLSNNNLLDSHSFLCASGPEKILYQLDLAHNHLSGQIPDCWSHFKSLAYLDLSHNKFSGNIPTSLGLLLGLQALLLRNNNLTHEIPFSLRRCTKLVMLDMSNNNLSGQIPAWIGSEMQELQILSLGSNNFNG is encoded by the exons ATGAGTCCGATTGGTTTGAAAGTGATAATATTTATGGTGTGTTTGGTGGCATTCCAGATTGTTGGTGGTGAGAAGGAGATAAGATGCTTAGAAAGGGAGAGGGAAGCACTCCTCCGATTCAAAGCTTCCATTGTTGATCACCATGGCATGCTGTCTTCTTGGACCACTCCTGATTGCTGCCAATGGAAAGGGATTTGCTGCAGCAACCTCACTGCTAATATCGTAAGCCTCGACCTTCATGGTGAGTATGATTATGAAACTGAATCATGGTCTTATTATATCAGCGGAAAGATCCACCAATCATTGATTGAGTTGCAACAATTAAAGTATCTCAACCTCAGTTACAATTCTTTTTCACATATCCCAGAGTTTCTTGGTTCTCTCAGGAACTTGAGATACCTTGATCTCTCATGCTGTTATTTTGACGGAAAAATTCCAAGTCAGTTTGGGTCTCTTTCTCATTTGAAATACCTTAATCTCGCTTCGAATAATCTTGAGGGTTCTATCCCTACTCAACTCGGAAATCTCTCCAAGTTGGAGTATCTTGATCTCAGAGGCAATTCTTTTCAAGGAAATTTACCAACCGAACTTCAAAGTCTCTCTAAGCTGGAGTATCTTGATCTCGCTTTCAATTCATTTGAAGGAAATATACCATCCCAACTCGGAAACCTTTCTAAGTTGGAACATCTTGACCTCAGCTTCAATatttttgaaggatatatacCATCTCAACTGGGAAGTCTTTCTAACTTACAACAACTTTATCTTGGTGGGGAAGATTATAATGGAGATCTCGAATTCAACGATAGGGGTAAGTTGCTGTctaatttcatttctttaagCCATCTTTACTTGTGGTCCATACATGGTCTTAATAGTTGTCATAGTTGCCTGCAAAACATTGCCAAGCTACCAAAACTAAGAGAGCTAAGCTTAATTGATTGTAGCCTTTCTGATCATTTTATCCTTTCATTGAGGCCTTTCAAATTCAACTTTTCTACTTCTCTTTTGGCCTTTGATCTTTCTGAGAACGCCTTCACGTCACCTGTGATACTTCAATGGGTGTCAAATATAACTTCCAACCTTGTTGAGTTGGACCTTTCTTATAACAACTTGGAGGATTCTGTATCCAAACATTTTGGCATGGCAATGAATTCTCTTGAGATCCTTGACCTTTCTTCTAATAGTTTCAAGGGTGAGGTTTTGAAATCCTTCATGAATATATGCACCTTACATTCTTTATACATGCATCAAAACAATTTAACCGAAGACCTTTCATCAATTCTTCAGAGTTTATCTAGTGGTTGCATTAGATACTCACTACAAGATTTGAATTTGggagaaaattatattaatggATCTTTACCAGACATTTCAGCATTTTCAGTTTTGAAGTCATTGGATCtttcaaataatcaattatctggAAAAATAGCAGAAG CTTTGATGTCATTGGATCTTTCAAACAATCACCTGAATGGAAAGATAAGAGAAGATAGTAATTTACCCTTTCACTTGGAAACTTTATCAATCTCATCAAACTTTCTAGAAGGTGGAATTCCCAAATCATTTGGAAATGCATGCGCTTTGCACTCATTAAGAATGGAGGATAACAAATTGAGTGTAGAGttttcaataataattcatCATTTATCTGGATGTGCTAGATATTCATTAGAAGTATTATATCTACACATGAATGAAATCAATGGCACACTAATTGACCTCTCAATGTTCACATCTTTAAGAGTGTTATCTATTGGTGAAAACAAGCTAAGTggaaagattttaaaaaatattcaatttccACCTCAACTAGAAGAATTAGACATACAGTCAAATTCCTTAAATGGTGTGTTCACTGACTACCATTTTGTTAATGTAACCAAGTTATCTTACTTGGACTTATCTAATAACCCATTAACCTTAACATTTACCCAAAATTGGATCCCACCTTTTCAATTGAGTTCCATAAGGTTGAAATCTTGCTTGTTAGGTACATTTCCCAAATGGTTGCGAAAGCAAAATAAATATGACGAActtgacatttcaaattctaaaatattggATATGGTTCCAAGGTGGTTTTGGGCTAAATTAGCTTCTGGAAATGTGGGTTCAATAGATATTTCAAACAATAGTCTACATGGTATAATTCCAAATATTTTTGGAAAGAACATTGTTGATTTCCTAATTCTTGCATCAAATCAATTTGAAGGTCCTATTCCACCATTTCTACGAGGTTCCATATTTCTTGatttatctaataataatttattagattcGCATTCATTTTTATGTGCTAGTGGTCCTGAAAAAATACTATATCAGTTAGACCTTGCACATAATCATCTTTCTGGACAAATTCCAGATTGTTGGAGCCATTTTAAGTCGTTAGCTTATTTAGATTTGAGCCACAACAAATTTTCAGGAAACATTCCTACTTCATTAGGATTGCTTCTTGGTCTTCAAGCATTATTATTAAGAAACAATAACTTAACACATGAGATCCCTTTCTCCTTAAGACGTTGTACAAAGTTAGTGATGCTTGATATGTCAAACAACAATTTATCAGGGCAAATCCCTGCTTGGATCGGGAGCGAAATGCAAGAGTTGCAAATCTTAAGTTTGGGAAGTAATAATTTCAATGGA